The proteins below come from a single Mya arenaria isolate MELC-2E11 chromosome 8, ASM2691426v1 genomic window:
- the LOC128244551 gene encoding uncharacterized protein LOC128244551 — protein sequence MSRNIGYRGHNAYDNSSWENRRDTQGRTQEVFYTDRNNESFHMQPMAPGGVTLRNGSSFPQGPFARQGNVPDNFAPHGNVYNGLGVPRHFFPNDNGYHGHGEPGYSASHGNSYHGQCEQGYSASHGNGYHGHGEPGYSASHGNGYHGHGETGYITTHGIGYHGHGEPEYTTPHGNGYHGHGEPEYTTPHGNGYHGQCEPGNFAPHGNIYHGQGEPGHLAPPGRMPVGHSHAPDNQEIKRDANTPHPGYIVPSMVFIIVKRILSVAVLILNESLNWFKYFDWMGTFDLPAMFGYFGRKGKIDAIECSSDAPFLSTIYGVCCGVATVYALFQIINTIGETVLEYHETDESGERQDELKPKEKRGVCLFNGFQLLHGWVETAAAMIVEDIPQISVIALSSYYCTVNKENAVFLLIWMIVKQFKNTFRTAFCKQNYKPCMEFGNCCKDCCIWSCPLLCCCRVFICRPCDDECCEIKRVKICTDSGCCSGPRICNGFSQACGPIDEDPEWATELLKKLGLLYKIGFVAVIVFQILGLIEIFHYSPSDT from the exons ATGTCCCGCAATATTGGATATCGAGGTCATAATG CATATGACAACAGTAGCTGGGAAAACAGACGGGATACACAGGGACGTACACAAGAAGTGTTTTACACAGATAGAAACAATGAGTCTTTCCATATGCAACCCATGGCTCCCGGCGGCGTTACACTTCGGAATGGGTCCAGCTTCCCACAAG GACCCTTCGCCCGACAAGGTAATGTACCAGACAACTTCGCACCACACGGCAACGTTTACAACGGACTCGGCGTACCAAGACACTTTTTCCCAAACGACAACGGTTACCACGGACATGGTGAACCAGGATACTCCGCCTCACACGGCAACAGTTACCACGGACAATGTGAACAAGGATACTCCGCCTCACACGGCAACGGTTACCACGGACATGGTGAACCAGGATACTCCGCCTCACACGGCAACGGTTACCACGGACATGGTGAAACAGGATACATTACCACACATGGCATTGGTTACCACGGACATGGTGAACCAGAATACACCACCCCACACGGCAACGGTTACCACGGACATGGTGAACCAGAATACACCACCCCGCACGGCAACGGTTACCACGGACAATGTGAACCAGGAAACTTCGCCCCACACGGTAACATTTACCACGGGCAAGGTGAACCAGGACATCTCGCTCCACCTGGCCGAATGCCTGTAGGACATAGTCATGCACCCGATAATCAAGAGATTAAAAGGGACGCAAACACGCCTCATCCTG GATATATAGTGCCATCGATGGTATTCATCATCGTCAAGAGAATTTTATCAGTTGCGGTCCTCATCTTAAATGAATCTCTCAactggtttaaatattttgactgGATGGGCACATTTGATTTGCCTGCCATGTTTGGGTATTTTGGAAGGAAGGGTAAAATAGATGCCATTGAATGCAGTTCAGACGCCCCGTTTTTATCGACAATTTACGGCGTTTGCTGTGGGGTTGCCACCGTGTATGCGCTTTTCCAGATTATAAATACCATAGGCGAAACAGTTCTTGAATACCATGAGACCGATGAGAGTGGCGAGAGACAAGATGAACTGAAACCAAAAGAAAAGCGAGGCGTCTGTTTGTTCAACGGATTTCAACTTTTACATGGATGGGTCGAAACAGCCGCCGCTATGATTGTGGAAGACATTCCTCAGATCAGCGTGATTGCTTTATCCAGCTATTACTGTACGGTCAACAAAGAAAACGCTGTATTTCTTCTCATATGGATGATCGttaagcaatttaaaaacacttttagGACGGCTTTCTGCAAACAGAATTACAAACCATGCATGGAATTTGGCAATTGCTGCAAGGACTGCTGCATCTGGAGCTGTCCACTGCTCTGTTGTTGTAGGGTTTTTATCTGTCGGCCGTGTGATGATGAGTGCTGTGAGATAAAGCGAGTCAAGATATGCACTGACAGTGGATGTTGCAGTGGTCCCAGAATTTGTAACGGTTTCAGCCAGGCGTGTGGTCCCATAGATGAAGACCCAGAATGGGCGACAGAATTGTTAAAGAAACTTGGGCTGCTATATAAAATTGGATTTGTTGCTGTAATTGTCTTTCAAATACTTGGCCTTATTGAAATATTCCATTATTCTCCGTCGGATACTTAA
- the LOC128244776 gene encoding uncharacterized protein LOC128244776 gives MPRNKGYRGDNEPGNGQPGKRQRNEGSNGREQEVFFTDGSHECITMQPMASNGHLQMQRSSFPQEPVSNGYQPHGFNSPRGNVPNGYHVPGPFAPQGNMPSGYCEPGHFAPHRNVYHGNGAPGHFSPQGNDNQGHGEPRHFVPQGNVPNGHGHTGGFAPHGHDIAGHYAPQGYGPPGRFAPNGNFNQGQYTAGHSAQQGHILPSMIFIVVKRILSVAVLIFNETVSWLKYFEWMGMIDLPDIIEKLGKSRQKLTGDVDCSSEAPELPTIYGAFCLIGTLYALFQIINTIGETVLEYHVRKTAKKYEDGEASQGGLPQNNAKTDPVPEAKDRKQQEKDNGCASFFHGFQLVHGWVETVAAMILGDFPQIIVIAFSSAYCTVDTNKIVYNVFCMFVKYIKNKARKESCKQKYKPSNDCSVCCTSCFRNCCCTWSCPLLCCCMVCYCRLCPMGDELCCEIKPICDCCCCCGPSICDGPCHVCGRQDEDPEWAAKLIKKLETFFTIGLVFFVTIGIINVYRSSSSENFLEIILNFFK, from the exons atgccCCGCAATAAAGGATACCGGGGTGATAATG AACCTGGCAACGGTCAGCCGGGAAAAAGGCAGCGCAATGAGGGCTCAAATGGACGGGAACAAGAAGTGTTCTTCACGGATGGGAGCCATGAGTGTATCACCATGCAGCCCATGGCTTCCAACGGTCACCTGCAGATGCAGAGGTCCAGCTTCCCACAAG AACCAGTTTCAAATGGTTACCAACCACATGGCTTCAATTCACCACGAGGCAACGTGCCCAATGGATATCATGTACCAGGGCCCTTCGCCCCACAAGGTAACATGCCTAGCGGATATTGCGAACCAGGACACTTCGCCCCACATCGCAACGTTTACCACGGAAATGGTGCACCAGGACACTTTTCCCCACAGGGTAACGATAACCAAGGACATGGTGAACCAAGGCACTTCGTCCCACAAGGTAATGTGCCAAACGGACATGGTCATACAGGTGGATTCGCCCCTCACGGACATGATATAGCAGGACACTACGCCCCACAAGGATATGGTCCACCAGGAAGATTCGCCCCGAACGGCAACTTTAACCAAGGACAATATACAGCCGGACACTCCGCCCAACAAG GACACATTTTGCCATCGATGATATTCATCGTCGTCAAGAGAATTCTGTCAGTCGCGGTCCTCATCTTCAATGAAACTGTCAGCTGGTTGAAATATTTCGAATGGATGGGCATGATTGATTTACCCGATATAATTGAAAAACTTGGAAAGTCAAGACAGAAGCTGACAGGAGATGTCGATTGCAGTTCAGAGGCACCGGAATTACCAACGATTTACGGCGCGTTCTGTCTTATTGGCACGTTATATGCgctatttcaaattataaacacCATTGGCGAAACGGTTCTTGAATACCATGTGAGGAAAACAGCAAAGAAATATGAAGATGGCGAGGCATCGCAAGGGGGTTTGCCACAGAATAACGCTAAAACAGATCCTGTGCCAGAGGCTAAAGACcgaaaacaacaagaaaaagaTAATGGATGCGCCAGTTTCTTCCACGGATTTCAACTTGTACATGGATGGGTTGAAACGGTCGCTGCGATGATTTTGGGAGACTTTCCTCAGATCATCGTGATTGCCTTCTCCAGTGCCTACTGTACCGTCGACACAAACAAGATTGTATATAATGTCTTctgtatgtttgttaaatacattaaaaacaagGCAAGGAAGGAATCTTGCAAACAGAAATACAAGCCAAGCAACGACTGTTCGGTATGCTGCACGAGTTGCTTCAGGAACTGCTGCTGCACCTGGAGTTGCCCCCTGCTCTGTTGTTGTATGGTATGTTATTGCAGGCTGTGTCCAATGGGAGATGAATTATGCTGTGAGATAAAGCCGATCTGTGATTGTTGCTGTTGCTGTGGTCCAAGCATTTGTGACGGCCCCTGTCATGTATGCGGTCGTCAGGATGAAGATCCAGAGTGGGCGGCAAAACTGATCAAAAAGCTAGAGACCTTCTTCACAATAGGCCTTGTTTTTTTCGTCACCATCGGCATTATTAACGTATATCGTTCTTCTTCGTCAGAAAACTTCTTAGAGATAATATTAAACTTCTTTAAGTAG